A region from the Gossypium hirsutum isolate 1008001.06 chromosome A08, Gossypium_hirsutum_v2.1, whole genome shotgun sequence genome encodes:
- the LOC107887586 gene encoding myosin heavy chain, clone 203-like, whose amino-acid sequence MRTTRLGKTSEQWRHEVKEEQSKANQWEEKFRDAQARESALKRSLVESQNEKEGLKIRVSELERSLYQYRSRNSAIELKASQNRIEELKKNIEELKTELQNRELQIELLEVNNERWKEQLHQSQDQVRSRDYVMGEALTQVREVADHLQTLAVQADVLSLKYESESDRGRKLAWLLRQVKALSIRAKPYM is encoded by the coding sequence ATGAGAACCACTAggttaggaaaaacatccgaacAATGGCGACATGAAGTTAAAGAAGAACAAAGCAAAGCCAACCAGTGGGAGGAAAAATTTCGCGATGCTCAAGCTCGAGAAAGTGCTCTAAAAAGAAGTTTGGTAGAAAGCCAGAATGAGAAAGAAGGGTTAAAGATCCGGGTATCAGAGTTAGAGAGGTCATTGTATCAGTATCGCTCGCGTAACTCTGCAATCGAGTTGAAAGCTAGTCAAAACAGAATCGAAGAATTAAAAAAGAATATAGAAGAACTCAAAACAGAGCTGCAAAATCGTGAACTTCAGATAGAACTCCTCGAGGTAAATAACGAGCGATGGAAGGAGCAACTTCATCAATCTCAAGACCAAGTCAGGAGCAGGGACTACGTCATGGGCGAAGCTTTGACTCAAGTGCGagaagtggctgatcacttgcaaacattagcagtacaAGCCGATGTGCTGAGTTTAAAATACGAGTCAGAATCGGACCGAGGACGAAagctagcttggcttcttaggcagGTCAAAGCCTTAAGTATCAGGGCCAAGccttatatgtaa